Proteins from a single region of Bacteroidota bacterium:
- a CDS encoding T9SS type A sorting domain-containing protein: MKYFILLSIVAQLCSNAYPQGYSNNWVFGESAGLNFNVSPPESFESSIITFEACASISDSLGNLLFYTNGGKVWNKNNELMLNGDSLEIGQLFYEEYGSSLTQGVIIIPIPGNTYKYYIFYIAYEILPVESFGIRYAVVDMSPDDGLGKVVLKNFSIYDSLTVEKMQAVKHANGKYWWLITRQLSFNVDELIDVKFITFLITPQGIEGPYFQSYGSDNEWTAQNIGNAGEMVFSPNGDKLAYTAGPNLDIYNFDRNTGELNNVKTIYDIDSSITYGCSFSPDGSKLYVSGVENKALYQYCLDCATEIELTQSLIYQISGNYSITQMELGPDDKIYIATPYYYSWPHDVYSIKNQNLCVINNPNALGLDCDLDTNTVSLGDARVILGLPNMPNYNLCVVDGGDCDTLDVGMQELNKEEGIKIYPNPTTNTITFSTALNSGDLILISSTDGRIIKQINIQNEMSVIDVSSLSTGMYIINVLDDNSIKLTDKLFIIK; this comes from the coding sequence ATGAAATATTTTATTTTATTAAGCATTGTTGCACAATTGTGTAGCAATGCTTACCCGCAAGGGTACAGTAATAATTGGGTATTTGGCGAAAGTGCAGGTTTAAATTTTAATGTTTCACCACCTGAGAGTTTTGAATCTTCAATAATCACATTTGAAGCTTGTGCAAGCATTTCCGACAGCTTAGGCAATTTATTGTTTTATACGAATGGTGGAAAAGTTTGGAATAAGAATAATGAATTAATGTTAAATGGAGATAGTCTGGAAATTGGACAGTTGTTTTATGAAGAATACGGCTCAAGTCTTACACAAGGAGTTATTATTATTCCTATACCAGGCAATACATATAAGTACTATATTTTTTATATCGCCTATGAAATATTGCCTGTAGAAAGTTTTGGCATACGCTACGCTGTGGTTGATATGAGTCCGGATGATGGATTAGGTAAAGTGGTATTAAAAAATTTTTCCATCTATGATAGTTTAACTGTAGAAAAAATGCAAGCAGTCAAGCATGCCAACGGAAAATATTGGTGGTTGATCACCAGACAACTTTCATTCAACGTTGATGAGCTAATTGACGTTAAATTCATCACATTTTTAATAACGCCTCAAGGTATAGAAGGACCCTATTTTCAATCTTATGGATCTGATAATGAATGGACAGCACAAAATATTGGAAATGCGGGTGAAATGGTGTTTTCTCCAAACGGAGATAAATTAGCCTATACGGCAGGACCCAATTTAGACATATATAATTTTGATCGTAATACAGGAGAATTGAACAATGTGAAAACAATTTATGATATTGATAGCTCAATAACTTACGGTTGCTCTTTTTCGCCTGATGGGAGTAAGTTATATGTATCTGGGGTTGAAAATAAAGCATTGTATCAATATTGCCTTGATTGCGCTACTGAAATAGAATTAACTCAGAGTTTAATTTATCAAATATCAGGTAACTACTCTATCACTCAAATGGAATTAGGCCCGGATGACAAAATTTACATTGCCACTCCTTATTATTACTCTTGGCCGCATGATGTATATTCTATAAAAAATCAAAATCTCTGTGTTATCAATAATCCCAATGCTTTAGGCTTAGACTGCGACTTAGATACCAATACTGTTTCATTAGGAGATGCCAGAGTAATTTTGGGTCTTCCGAATATGCCTAATTACAATCTTTGTGTTGTTGATGGTGGCGATTGCGATACATTGGATGTGGGTATGCAGGAATTAAATAAAGAAGAAGGCATAAAGATTTATCCTAACCCAACAACAAATACAATTACCTTTTCTACTGCTTTAAATAGTGGTGATTTAATTCTCATTTCTTCAACAGATGGAAGAATAATTAAGCAAATTAATATTCAAAATGAAATGTCTGTTATAGATGTTTCATCATTGTCAACTGGCATGTATATCATTAATGTCTTAGATGATAATAGCATTAAATTGACAGACAAATTATTCATCATTAAATAA
- a CDS encoding T9SS type A sorting domain-containing protein, which translates to MQTIYDLDEIGIYSCAFSPDGNKVYVSTYESKKLYQYCLNCNEVIDSTQELIYNIGGSYVIAQMELGPDDKIYIATPYFSMPSDVYSIKNKTLCVINNPNELGLACDFDTNTVFLGVARTLYGLPNMPNYNLGALAGSGCDTLTNVMQIIESNNIQIYPNPAKDYFIISGDINANDLLKIYSADGRVVLQEKIYTTNTKVDISKLPSGVYVIQIIEDGWVKYSEKLLKE; encoded by the coding sequence GTGCAGACTATTTATGATTTAGATGAAATAGGTATTTATAGTTGTGCTTTTTCACCTGATGGGAATAAAGTTTATGTTTCTACATATGAAAGTAAAAAGCTTTATCAATATTGTTTAAATTGCAATGAAGTGATTGATTCGACTCAAGAATTAATATATAATATTGGTGGAAGTTATGTTATTGCCCAAATGGAATTAGGCCCGGATGATAAAATATATATCGCCACACCCTATTTTTCGATGCCAAGTGATGTCTATTCAATTAAAAATAAAACTCTATGTGTTATCAATAACCCAAATGAGTTGGGCTTAGCATGCGACTTTGACACAAATACTGTTTTTTTGGGAGTTGCAAGAACGCTTTATGGCCTTCCCAACATGCCCAACTATAATCTCGGTGCTTTAGCCGGAAGCGGATGCGATACACTTACCAATGTTATGCAAATAATAGAAAGTAATAATATTCAAATTTATCCCAATCCGGCAAAAGATTACTTCATTATTTCAGGAGATATAAATGCAAATGATCTTCTAAAAATATACAGTGCAGATGGAAGAGTAGTGTTGCAGGAAAAAATATATACCACAAATACGAAAGTGGATATTTCTAAGCTGCCGTCCGGTGTTTATGTTATTCAAATAATTGAAGATGGCTGGGTGAAGTATTCGGAGAAGTTGTTGAAAGAATAG
- a CDS encoding patatin-like phospholipase family protein has product MPTENNKSKIPENEFHIGLTMAGAVSAGAYTAGVMDYLFETLQKWENAKNGMHPTIDMAIVPMHKVVIDAMGGASAGGMTTTMSLMALLDYNNYNPVNNPKDERFNRREKTNNILFDSWVYLNDLQHKESTFEQMFATDDLKDNTIASLFNTTPIEKIADAVFNSAKEKIGSPESLSNDIASKKHLDEKINQLPDFISKDLQMILSLCTLRGIPVDVNFDTITNIKMNKDLLPSHRMNQHRLIAQFKLNYNGATDENQYLEFNPYDEKIARLLKKITIATGAFPFGLKMRQFDELNAEYIKNITDRYLNAGDHELDDNSWNVLLKSCEVDSNKFKFTAIDGGTVNNEPFGEVVSVLNDKYELAVIEVDDKLYHQFAMIMIDPFPDFNASEKFHGYQQEIFSVIPNIYNTLRQQSLLKKGSSLTKYGYDYPRGMIFPKKNMYQSDANGNYTDKIDEVEYPIACASFGAFGGFLDFEFRKHDYFLGRHNCMNFLRYFFSITYNPDDLLPGMESKRHPIHKNWTQEMITTFGIDKGYKFILPIIPDMDVIGKTLDQLTQQRKTYPVSEMPKYSSTTLFKMQDAIETRLEKIVNISSDHLGGFLHNGKSKDDSDLRISSSILSAKFPPPSKIKKLFGAGVKKVGLKLMAPFIVKILSKTIIKAILTDLDKRKLLKD; this is encoded by the coding sequence ATGCCTACAGAAAATAATAAATCTAAAATTCCTGAAAACGAATTTCATATTGGATTAACAATGGCGGGTGCTGTTTCGGCAGGTGCTTATACCGCCGGTGTTATGGATTATCTTTTTGAAACATTGCAGAAATGGGAAAATGCAAAAAATGGAATGCATCCCACTATTGATATGGCGATTGTTCCCATGCATAAAGTTGTAATTGATGCTATGGGTGGTGCTTCTGCTGGTGGCATGACAACCACAATGTCATTGATGGCATTATTGGATTATAACAATTATAATCCTGTAAATAATCCGAAGGATGAAAGATTTAATCGCAGAGAAAAAACAAATAATATTCTGTTTGATAGTTGGGTGTATTTAAATGATTTGCAACATAAGGAAAGTACGTTTGAGCAAATGTTTGCAACAGATGATTTGAAGGATAATACTATTGCATCGCTATTCAATACCACTCCTATTGAAAAAATTGCGGATGCTGTTTTTAATAGTGCTAAAGAAAAAATTGGTAGTCCTGAATCTTTATCTAATGACATTGCTTCCAAAAAGCATTTGGATGAAAAAATAAATCAACTTCCGGATTTTATCTCTAAAGATTTACAAATGATATTGAGCTTGTGTACACTGCGGGGAATTCCTGTGGATGTGAATTTTGATACCATCACCAATATTAAAATGAATAAAGATTTGTTGCCTTCACACCGTATGAATCAACACCGGTTAATAGCACAATTTAAATTGAATTATAATGGAGCAACAGACGAGAATCAATATCTTGAATTTAATCCTTATGATGAAAAAATTGCAAGGCTTTTAAAGAAAATAACGATAGCAACAGGCGCATTTCCCTTTGGTTTAAAAATGCGGCAATTCGACGAATTAAATGCAGAGTATATAAAAAATATTACCGACAGATATTTAAATGCAGGCGATCATGAACTGGATGATAATTCATGGAATGTATTATTAAAAAGTTGCGAAGTGGACAGCAACAAATTTAAGTTTACAGCCATTGATGGTGGCACTGTAAACAACGAGCCGTTTGGTGAAGTGGTAAGTGTATTAAATGATAAATATGAACTTGCAGTAATTGAAGTGGATGATAAATTATATCATCAGTTTGCAATGATAATGATAGATCCATTTCCGGATTTTAATGCAAGCGAAAAATTTCATGGCTATCAACAGGAAATCTTTTCAGTAATTCCTAACATCTACAATACACTTCGTCAGCAGTCGCTTTTAAAGAAAGGATCTTCACTCACCAAGTATGGTTATGATTATCCTCGTGGAATGATATTTCCCAAAAAAAATATGTATCAATCAGATGCAAACGGAAATTATACAGACAAAATTGATGAAGTAGAATATCCGATTGCATGTGCATCCTTTGGTGCTTTTGGTGGCTTTCTGGATTTTGAATTTCGCAAGCATGATTACTTTTTAGGAAGACATAACTGCATGAATTTTTTGCGCTATTTTTTTTCAATTACCTACAACCCGGATGATCTGTTACCCGGTATGGAAAGCAAACGACATCCGATACATAAAAATTGGACGCAGGAAATGATTACCACTTTCGGAATTGATAAAGGCTATAAATTTATTCTGCCTATAATTCCCGATATGGATGTAATTGGAAAAACTCTTGATCAATTAACACAGCAAAGAAAAACATATCCTGTATCGGAAATGCCAAAATATTCTTCAACCACATTATTTAAAATGCAGGATGCAATTGAAACAAGACTTGAAAAAATTGTGAATATTTCATCCGATCATTTAGGTGGATTTTTACACAACGGAAAATCCAAAGACGATTCTGATTTACGCATTTCATCATCCATATTAAGTGCAAAGTTTCCACCACCATCTAAAATCAAAAAATTGTTTGGAGCCGGAGTTAAAAAAGTTGGTTTGAAATTAATGGCACCCTTCATAGTGAAAATACTTTCTAAAACAATTATTAAAGCGATTTTAACTGATCTTGATAAAAGGAAATTGTTGAAAGATTGA